From the Actinomadura luzonensis genome, the window CCGACCCTACCCAAGCGCCCGCTCCCGTGGCGGAATCCGCGCGGCCTGCGGTGATATCAGAAATCTAATGCTTCAAGACCTGATATCGCTATTAGACATCACCTGATCCGGTCTGCTGTGCTTCTGCCCTCTGACGGACGACTGCAAGGAATGGTCACATGCGACACAACCGCGCCCGCCACCTCGCGACCGCCCTGGCGGCCTGCCTCCTCGCTGGAGGCGCCCTGGGCACGGGAACGGGCACGGCCTCGGCCGCCACGACGACGGTCACCGCCGTGCCCGCCGCCGTGCCCGCCGCTGCGCCCGCCGCCGTGCCCGCCGGCCAGGCTCTGGTGACGAAGGAGCTCCGCGCGCTGGAGGCGGCCTACAAGGGGCGGATCGGCGCGTACGCGATCGACACCGGCACCGGCCGGACGGTCGGCTACCGGGCGGGCGAGCGGTTCCCGCTGCTGTCCACGTTCAAGGCGATGGCCTGCGCCGCCGCGCTGCACAAGGCCCGCACAGCCGAGCCCGGCCTCATGGACAAGGTCGTCAAGTGGACCGAGGACGACCTGGTGGCCAACTCGCCGACGACCGAGAAGCACGTCGCGGACGGCCTGACCGTCGCCCAGCTCTGCGAGGCGGCCATCACGCTCAGCGACAACACCGCGGGCAACATGATCCTGAAGCAGATCGGCGGACCGGCCGGCCTCACCCGCTACTTCCGCTCGCTGAAGGATCCGGTCTCCCGCCTGGACCGCTGGGAGACCGAGCTCAACGACTGGACGGCGAAGGACCGGCGCGACACCACCACGCCCGCCGCCATCTCCCGCGACCTGCGCCGGGTCACCGCCGGCGACGCGCTGACGGCCAAGGACCGCGAACGGCTCACCGCCTGGCTGCTGGCCACGCGGACGGGCGACGAGCGCATCCGCGCCGGCCTGCCCAAGACCTGGACGATCGGCGACAAGACCGGCACCAACCCCGAGATCGGCGGCGCCAACGACATCGCCGTCGTGTGGCCGGCCAAGGGCGCGGCGCCCGTCGTCCTGGCCGTCTACACCACCCGCTCGACCCCGTCCGTGGACAACACGGTGATCGCGAAGACCGCCACCGTCCTGGCCCGCGGGCTCGGCAAGCTCTGATGGCACGCCGGGGGACGAAGATCGTGCGGCTCGCCGCCGCGGGGGCGGCGGCGGGCGTGCTCGTGGCCGGGATCGCGGTCCCGGCCGTCGGGGGCGCCGGGTTCGGGCTGGTCGCGGCGGCCGGTGAGGTGGACCTCAAACCGGTCGACCTGGTGGAGCCGCCGCCGGCCGAGGTCACGATCGTGCAGGACGCCGAGGGCGGCGAGATCGCCCGCTTCTACGAGGAGTACCGCGAGGTGGTCGGCTTCGACGACATCGCGGAGGTCATGAAGACCGCGATCGTGGCCATCGAGGACTACCGCTTCTACCAGCACGGCGCGATCGACCTCGAGGGCACGCTGCGCGCGCTCGCCACGAACCTGCGGGCCGGCGAGGTCGCGCAGGGCGGTTCGAGCATCACCCAGCAGTACGTCAAGCAGGTGCTGCTGAACTCCGCCGGCACCGACGAGGAGCGCGACGCCGCCCTGGAGGCCAGCTACGCGCGCAAGCTGAACGAGCTGCGCTACGCCATGGGCGTGGAGGAGAAGTACACCAAGGACCAGATCCTGGAGAAATATCTGAACATCGCCTACTTCGGGGCAGGCGCGTACGGGGTGGAGGCGGCGGCCCGGCGCTTCTTCGGCGTCCCGGCGGCCGAGCTGACCCTGCCGCAGGCCGCGACGCTGGCCGGCGCCGTCCAGGACCCGAACGCCACCGACCCCAACCTGGGCAAGGAGCACCGTCAGCGGCTGCTGCACCGCCGCGACGTGGTGCTCGACCGGATGGCCGAGCTGGGGAAGATCACCCAGGCGGCGGCCGGCCAGGCCAAGAAGGCCAAGCTCGGCTACAAGGGCACGAAGCTGCCCGGCGGCTGCGAATCCAGCAAGTACCCCTACTTCTGCCTCTATGTCCGGCACGAGATCCTCGGCAACCCGGACTTCGGCCGCACCGCGAAGGAACGCCTGGCCACCCTCAACCGCGGCGGCCTGACGATCAGGACCACCCTGGACCCCGCCAGGCAGGCCGCCGCCGACCGCGCGATCCGCAGGTACGTCCACGCCTCCGACCACCCGGTCGCCGCCGAGGCCCTGGTCCGGCCGGGCACCGGCGCGATCCAGGCGATGGCGGCCAGCCGCCCGTACGGCAACGGCGAGGAGCGCGGCGAGATCTCCTACAACCTGGTCGCGGACGCCGCGCACGGTGGCGGCATCGGCTTCCAGGCGGGGTCCACGTTCAAGACGTTCACCCTGATCAGCGCTTTCAAGCAGGGCATGAAGGTGGACGACGGGTTCACGGTGAGCGCGGGCTACCGGGCGCCGGGCTACTCGACGTTCAAGAACTGCGCGGGCGAGAACATCGGCGACCCCACCCACACGGTCACCAACGACGAGGGCTCCCCCGGATGGAAGACCCTCCGGACGGGGACGTGGGGGTCGGTCAACACGTTCTTCATGGAGCTGGAGCGGCGGGTCGGCCTCTGCGAGACCGTGACCACGGCCAAGTCGCTCGGCATCAGGCGGGCCGACGGCCGCAAGCTGCGGGAGTACGAGACGTTCACGCTCGGCATCAACGAGATGGACCCGGTCACCGTGGCCGCCGCCTACGCGGCGATCGCGGCGCGCGGCTCCTACTGCGCGCCGATGGCGATCACCCGCATCACCGACCGCGACGGCGACACCACCCGGTACCGCCCCAAGTGCCGCCAGGCCCTCGAACCGGCCGTCGCGGACGCCACGGCGGACGTGCTGTCCGGCGTGTTCACCCGGGGCACCATGCGCGACGTCGGCGGCATCGGCCGGGACGCGGCCGGCAAGACCGGCACCACCGACGACTACGCGACCGCCTGGTTCGCCGGGTTCACCCCGGACCTGGCGGCGGCCGTCAGCATCGGCGACCCTCGGGGGTCGCAACGGCACAAGCTGGTCGGGGTGACGATCGGCGGGCGGTACTACGGGGTCGTGGCGGGGGCCAGCCTGCCGGGGCCCATCTGGAAGGACACGATGATCGGGGCGCTGAAGGGCGTGCCGGCGTCGTCCTTCACCCCGATCGACCCGTCCCGCTTCGGCGGCTGCACCACCCACTGCCGCCCCACCCCCACCGACTCCCAGACCCCGCGACCGGACCCCGAGCCAGGCGACAACGGCCGGCCCACAGGACTGGACGACACCCCTGACCCGGGCCCGGACACCGCCGGCACCACGGGCTCCGAGGGCGCTCCGGACGGACGCTAGACGCACCGATCCGGGCAGCGGACGGCCCGAACCGACCGTCCACTGCCCGACCGTCCACTGCCCGGACGCCCCCTGTCGGACGCCCCCTGCCGGACGCCCCAGGACCAGGCGTGACGCCCGAGCCGCCCGCAAGGCCCGAGCCGCCCGCAGGACCCGAACCGACCGCAGGACCCGAACCGACCGCAGGACCCGAACCGACCGCAGGACCCGAACCGACCGCGGGGCCCGGGCCGACCATGACAGCCCCTCAGCCCGACGACGACCGGCCCTCTTCCCACGACTGCGCCCGACCGGCGTCCCCGGGCCGTGCCCGACATCGGCCCGTCCCCCGTCCCCCCGGCCTCGGCTCTTGAGCCCGGTCGCCCTCGGGCCGCGCCCCCGCCCCGGGGGACCGGTCCGCGAGGGGGCGGCCACCGGCTCGGTGAGCAGGCGAAACACCCTGCCGAGAGCCCCGCCCCCGGGTATTAGGATGATTCATATGGCTATGTGCGAGCATCTTTCCAAGGCTGAAGACCCGGCGGCGCGCACCCCCGAGGGTTGTGAGGAGTGCCTGGCGACGGGCGGCCGCTGGGTGCACCTGCGGCGTTGCCTGGAGTGCGGCCACATCGGCTGCTGCGACTCCTCGCCCAGCAAGCACGCCACCGCCCACTACCACTCGACCTCCCACCCGGTGGTCCAGTCGTACGAGCGGGGCGAGGACTGGCGGTGGTGCTACGTGGACAACCAGATGGGGTGACGAGAGGGAGGGGCCGGGTCAGCGTTCGAGGATGGCCTCCTCGAAGTCGAGCTGGGCCATCACCTCGCGCAGCACCTCGTCGTCCAGCCGCCGCTCGTCGCGCAGGCGCACGAAGACCTGCCGCTCGGCCTGGAGCATCTCGCGCCGCAGGCGCCGGTAGAGGTTGCTCGGCGTCTCGGCGCCGCCCTGCCCGGTGCCGCCGCCGAGCCGCTCCCAGGCGCTGAGCGAGCGCCGCCACGACTTCTCCCTGAGCTGGTCGATGACCTGTTTCTGGATCTCGTCGGGCTCGTTGTCCTGCTCGGCCACCAGCCGCTCCAGCTCGGCGAGGCCGGCTTCCAGCGCCGCCTGCTGGGCGGCCGCCTCGGCCAGGCGGTCCTCGTACTGCTCCTGGTCGCTGGAGACCCCCAGCCGCCGGATCAGCGCGGGGAACGTGGTGCCCTGGACGAGCAGCGTGCCGATCACGGTGGTGAACGTCAGGAACAGCAGCATGGCCCGGTCGCGCGGCGGCACGCCGGGCGGGAGGGCGAAGGCCGCCGCCAGCGACACGACGCCGCGCATGCCCGCCCATCCCAGGATGACGCTCTGCTGCCGGGTGGGCGCGCGCGAGCCCCGGCGGCTGAGGAGCTTGATGACGGACGTGGCGGTGAACACCCACACGAACCGAGTGAGAATGGTCACGCCCAGCACCGCGGCGGCGTAGCCGGCCACCTGCCAGGCGCTGTAGCCGGAGATGCCGCGGATCACGGTGACGAGCTGGAGCCCGATCAGCGCGAACACGATCGTCTCCAGGAAGAAGTCGGTGACCTTCCACACCGCGTCGGACACCAGCCGGGTGCCGAACCCGCGCAGGTGCATGCGGTAGCCGAGGTAGAGGCCGACGATGACCACCGCGATCACGCCGGAGGCGTGCACGGTCTCGGCCGCGAGGTAGGCGGCGAACGGGATGAGCAGCATGAGCGTGTTCTCGACCAGCGAGTCGCGGGTCAGCGTGAACAACCACGCGAACGCGACCGCGAGCGCCAGCCCGATCGCCACGCCGCCGGCCGTCGCCGTCAGGAACTGCCACCCGCTGTGCATCAGGTCGATGGTGCCGCCGGTGAGCGCGCCGATCGCCACCCGGTAGAGCGTCAGCGCGGTGGCGTCGTTGAACAGGCTCTCGCCGATGAGGATGGTCAGCGCCTGGCGCGGCAGCCCGAGCCGCCGGCCGACCGCGACGGCGGCCACCGCGTCGGGCGGCGCGATGATGGCGCCCAGCGCGAACGCCAGCGGCATCGGCAGCGCCGGCAGCATCAGGTGCACGACGAACCCGACCACGACCGCGGTGAACAGCACCAGCCCGATCGACAGCAGCGCCACGGCCCGCTTGACGTCGCGCAGGCGCAGGTAGGAGCTGTCGAGCGCGGCGGAGTAGAGCAGCGGCGGCAGGAACACGTACAGGACCAGCTCGGGGTCGAGCGGCACCGCGGGCACCAGCGGCGACACCAGCAGCCCGGCCGCGACCAGCAGCAGCGGCGCGGGCCAGCCCTTGCGTCTGGCCACGGCGGCGACCGCGATCGCGCCGCCCGCCACCAGCAGCAGCTGCAGGCCCAGGATGGGACTCACCGGCGCTCCTCCCCGACTCGGCCCGGCGAGCCGCCGGTCACCCGGCCGGCCGCCGCCCGATCAACTCGCCGAGAGGAGCGTACCCGGCCCGCCGAGGCGGGCCGGCCGTCACCACTCCCTGCGGTCGCTCCGCTCGTGGTAGTCGGGCTGCTCGGGACGCAGGCGCTCGCCCGTGGAGAACATGGGGTCCCCGACGTACGGGCGGGACATGCCCTGGTCGGGCTGCTGCGGCGGGTACTGCTCCTGGCGGCCGAGCGCGAGCAGCGGGTCGACCGGGTTGGGCGGCTGCTGGGGCTGGGACGACTGGGGCTGGGACGCGGGCTGCTGGTAGGCGCCGTAGTCGTCGCGGTGGTCGCCCCGATAGTCGTCCCGGTAGTCGTCCCGGTAGTCGTCACGGTAGTCGGCGGGCGCGGCCTGCTGGGGTGCGGTGCGGCGGCGGCCGGCGCCCGGGATGCCGTGCATGGGCGTGCCGAGGCCCGCCCCGCCGCCGTCGGCGGCCTGGCCCTGCGGCTGAGGCGGCTGGGACGGCTGCTGCGGCGCGTAGGAGTCCTGGCGGCGGTAGGGGTCGGACGGGTACGCGTCCGCCGGGTAGGCCGGCGCGGGCGGGGCGGCGTACCGGTCGGCGGCCTGGGAGGGGAAGCCGAGCGGATCGGTGGCGAGCGGCGACTGGCGGCGCTGGTCGGCGCCGGGCATCTGGTAGACGGGCTCGTCGGCGTACTGGTGGTCGGCGTACTGGTGGTCGACGTACTGGGGGCCGGTGAAGCGGTCGGGCTGCGGCGGCTGGTACGGCTGCGCGGGCTCGGGCGTGTACTGCGGGCCGCTGAACGGGTCGCCCGCGTAGTGCTGGGGGCCGCTGACCGGGTCGCCGGTGTACTGGGGACCGCTGAACGGGTCGCCGGTGTAGCGGGGCTGGGGGCCGGTGCTGTCGACGTACTGGGGGCCGGTGAAGGGCGTCCGCTCGCCGTAGGCGGGGCTCGGCTCCCTCGGGGCCGTGGTCTCGCCGAACCCGGCGACCAGTTTGTCCTGCGGTGCGGGGCCCCGGGCCACGAGGACGTCGTTCGGGGACAGGGCCGCCGTGGGCCGCTCGTCGAGCGGCTGGGCCGGCGGCTGCTGGTGGAGGGGCTGCGGGCGCTGGTACTGCCCGGTGCCGGGCATGATCTCGATGCCCGGGTCGTGCGCGGGGACGGCGGGCTGCTCGCCCGTGGCCTCCGCGAACCCCTCGTCGAGGGTGTCGAGCAGGCGGCCGACGTCCTCCATCGGCATGCGGAAGCTCGCTGTGCACATCTCCCCACGCCACAGGCTGAGCACCAAGGTGCCCTCGTGCCACGTGACCCGGAGGCACCGCTCCTGACCTCGTGCATCGAAGAAGACTTCGCCGAACGACGGCAACGGGACAACTTCCGACATGGCAGACATACTGCTTTAACCAGCCTTTATTCGTCCACTCGACCCCGGAAAACCCTACAGAATCGGCCTTCCCATACACACCATAGGCCCCTGAGTCAACCACTGGAGATCGTGTCCGACCAGTTGGGGTCCCGATCGCCCAGTGTGCCACGCGTGCCGCCGAAAGCGTTCGGGAATGCCGGGATGCGTCTGGCCGGTCACACCCCGTTCGGCCCGCGTCCGGCCCCGGTTCGGCACGGCGACCCGGCAAATGCGGGTAGCGTTTAGTGCCGTGCCGGACTCCCATCTCCCGTCAGTGGACGAACTGCTCAGCATCGCGGTCAACGCCGTCGGAGGGAGCGAACGGCCGGGCCAGGTCACCATGGTCCGGGCCGTGCAGCAGGCCATCGACGCCGACGAGCACCTGGCGGTCCAGGCCGGCACGGGCACCGGCAAGTCGCTGGCCTACCTGGTCCCCTCGATCCGCCACGCCATGGACAGCGACAAGCCCGTGGTCGTCTCCACCGCCACGATCGCGCTGCAGCGCCAGCTCGTCGACCGCGACCTGCCGAGGCTCGCCGAGGCGCTGGGCAAGGAGCTGCCGCACGAGCCGACGTTCGCCATCCTGAAGGGCCGCCGCAACTACCTGTGCCGCTACAAGGCGACGGCCGGCTGGCCCGAGGACGACGAGCAGGACCAGCTCTTCGACCCGCGCGAGGTCAGCGCCACCGGCCGCATGGTGCAGCGCATCCAGGAGTGGGCCGAGGAGACCGAGACCGGCGACCGCGACGAGCTGGTGCCGGGCGTGAGCGAGCAGGCGTGGCGGCAGTTCTCCGTCAGCGCCCAGGAGTGCCTGGGCGCCAACCGCTGCCCCAGCGGCGCCGAGTGCTTCGCCGAGTTGGCCAGGCAGCGGGCCGGCGAGGTCGACGTCGTGGTCACCAACCACGCGCTGCTCGCCATCGACGCCATGGGCGACCTGCCGGTGCTGCCCGAGCACAAGGTCGTGGTCGTCGACGAGGCCCACGAGCTGGTCGACCGGGTCACCTCGGTGGTCACCGGCGAGCTGTCGGAGCTGACCGTGTCGCTGGCCGTGCGGCGGGTCGGCCGCCTCATCGAGCAGTCGGTCGCCGACCAGCTCCAGGAGGCGGGCGAAGACCTGAAGGCGCTGCTCGCCGCCGCCCCGCCCGGCCGCGTCGACGACCTGCCGCAGGTGCTCGCGCTGACCCTGCAGCTCATCCGCGACACCGCCTGGCGCTGCGTCACGGCCCTCGGGCCGCGCAACGCCGACAAGGACGACCCCGACAAGGCGGGCCAGCGCAAGGCCGCGTTCACCGCCCTCGACGAGGTGCACGACACGGCGGTGCGCATGCTGGAGGCGTACGGGCACGCCTCCGAGGCCGACCGGGCCGAGGTCGTCTGGCTCGACGCCGGCACCGACCGCCGTCCGCCCGCGCTGCGCGTCGCCCCGCTCACCGTCAGCGGCATGCTGCGCGACAAGCTGTTCGGCGAGCGCACGGTGGTCCTCACCTCCGCCACGCTCGCCCTGGGCGGCACGTTCGACGGGCTCGCGGCGCAGTGGGGGCTCGGCGGGTCCGGCGAGTGGCAGGGCATCGACGTCGGCTCCCCCTTCGACCACCCGAGGGCCGGCATCCTGTACGTCGCCAAGCACCTGCCCCAGCCGGGCCGCGACGGCCTGCCGCAGCAGTACCTCGACGAGATCGCCGAGCTGATCGAGGCGGCCGGTGGCCGCACGCTCGGCCTGTTCTCCTCGATGCGCGCCGCCAAGGCCGCGACGGAGGCGCTGCGCGACCGCCTCGACGTGCCGCTGCTGTGCCAGGGCGACGACTCGACGATGCTGCTGGTCAAGCAGTTCGCCGAGGACGAGCCCACCTGCCTGTTCGGCACCCTGTCGCTGTGGCAGGGCGTGGACGTGCCGGGGCCGTCGCTGCGGCTCGTCATCATCGACCGGGTGCCGTTCCCGCGCCCCGACGACCCGCTCACCTCCGCCCGGCAGCGGCACGTGGCGGCGCGGGGCGGCAACGGCTTCATGGCGGTCGCCGCCAACCACGCGGCGCTGCTGCTCGCCCAGGGGGCGGGGCGGCTGCTGCGCTCGCAGCACGACAAGGGCGTGATCGCCGTGCTCGACCCGCGCCTCGCGACGGCCCGCTACTCGGGCTTCCTGCTGGGCTCGCTGCCGCCGTTCTGGCGCACCACCGACCCGGCCGTCCCCCGGGCCGCGCTCAAGCGCCTCGCGGCCGAGCCGACGGACGCCTGACCCGCGGGCAGGCGCCGGGGTCTCCGGCGCGGGGTGACCGGGTCAGATCCAGGGCGTGAGGTCGGGACGCTTCGGCGTGAGGCCGTCGCCCGAGGAGACGCCGCGCAGGCGGCGCGACACCCACGGCACCAGGTGCTCCCTGATCCACTGCGCGTCCTCGCGCCGCCGCGCCCGCGGGTCCGCGCGCTGCGCCGGCCAGTCCTTGCGCCAGTCGTCGAACGGCACCCCGAGCACGTCCAGCACCCGCGCGGCGACGAGCCGGTGCCCGTCCTCGTTCATGTGCAGCCGGTCGGGGCTCCACGCCCGCCAGTCGCGCAGCCCCTGCATCGACCACTGGTCCACGAGCCGGCACCCGTACAGGTCGGCGATGGAGCGCAGGTGCAGGTAGAAGACGGCGAAGCGGCCGCGCAGGCGGCGCATGAGCGGCGTGTCGCGCGGGTCGACCCCGGTGAACAGCAGCACGTCCGCCCCGCCCGCGCGCAGGTCGCGGACGGCGCCGGCGAGCTTCTTGGCCATCACGTCGGGGTCGCTGCCCGGCCTGAGCAGGTCGTTGCCGCCGGCGCAGAAGCTGACCAGGTCGGGCGCCATCTCGACGGCCACCGGCACCTGCTCGGCGATGATCTGGTCGAGCAGCTTGCCGCGCACCGCCAGGTTGGCGTAGCGGAAGGAGGGGTCGTCGGCGGCCAGCCGCTCGGCGACCCGGTCGGCCCAGCCACGGTAGTGGCCGTCGGGGCCCGGGTCGTTCAGTCCTTCGGTGAAGCTGTCGCCCAGGGCGACGAAGGACTTGTAGTGCCTCATGAGGTGGTGTTCATCTCCGCGATAGCGTGCAGCGCAAGGACGTACGACTGTAGTCCGAAGCCGGCGATGGTGCCCGTCGCCACCCCGGCGACGACGGAGGTGTGCCGGAACTCTTCCCTGGCCGCGGGGTTGGTGAGGTGGACCTCGACGAGCGGGGCCCGGCGCTGGGCGATGGCGTCGCGCAGCGCGTAGGAGTAGTGGGTGAACGCGGCCGGGTTGAGCACCACCGGGATGCGGCCGTCGGCGGCCTCGTGCAGCCAGTGGACCAGCTCGGCCTCGTCGTCGGTCTGGCGGACCTCGACGTGCTCGCCCAGCTTCCTGCCGGTGTCGCGGCAGAGCGCGGCGACGTCCTCGAACGTCTCCGAGCCGTAGACGTCGGGCTCGCGGGTGCCGAGCCGGCCCAGGTTGGGCCCGTTGAGCACGAGGATCATGCCGAGATCTCCTTGTACGCCGCTTCGAGCAGCTCTTCCGCCGGGTCTTCGAGCCGCCCGGGCCTGGCGAGGTCGTCGAGGACCACGAACCGCTGCTTGGCGCCGCGGTTCTTCTTGTCCAGCCGCATGTGGTCGCGCAGCCGCGGCCAGGCGTCGGCCCGGTAGGAGACGGGCAGCCCGACGGCGGTCAGGATCCGCCGGGTGCGCGCGACGAGGTCGGCCCGCCCGGCCAGGCGGGACAGCTCGGCGGCGTAGACCATGCCGATGGCGACGGCCTCGCCGTGACGGATCTCGTAGTGCCGGTCGCGCTCGATGGCGTGGGCCAGCGTGTGACCGTAGTTGAGGATCTCGCGCAGGCCCGCCTCGCGCAGGTCGGCGCCCACGACGTCGGCCTTGACGCGGATCTTGCGCTCGATGAGCTCGCGGGTGTGCGGGCCGTCGGGCCGGACGGCGCCCTCGGGGTCGGCCTCGACCAGCCGCAGGATCTCGGGGTCGGCGATGAAGCCGCCCTTGATCACCTCGGCGAGGCCGGCGCGGTAGTCGTCGCGGGGCACGCCGTCGAGCGTGGACAGCTCGCACAACACGCCCGCGGGCGGCAGGAACGTGCCGACGAGGTTCTTGCCCTCGGGCGTGTCGATGCCGTTCTTGCCGCCGACCGCGGCGTCGACCATGGCCAGCAGCGTGGTGGGCACGAGCACGACCTGCACGCCGCGCAGCCACGTGCCGGCCACGAAGCCGGCGAGGTCGGTGGTCGCGCCGCCGCCGACGCCGACGACGGCGTCGGAGCGGGTCACGCCGTGGCGGCCGAGCGCCGACCACAGGCCGGCGGCGACCTCGGCGGTCTTGGCCCGCTCGCCGTCGGGCACCGGCAGGGCGGCGACCTCGTGCCCGGCCGCGGCGATCGCCTCGCACACCGGCCTGGCCAGCTCGGGCAGGCCCTGCGGGTGGATGACGGCGACGGTGCGGACGCCGGGCCTGAACAGCGTGGGCAGCTCGGCCAGCACGCCGGTGCCGACCACGACGTCGTACGGGTCGTCGCCGCGCACGGTGATCCTGGTGGCCCCGCTCATGCCGGCAGCCCCTTCACGATCTCGTCGGCCAGCTCGCGCGGCTCGCGCCCGTCGGTGACCACGGTGACGGCGGCCAGCCGCTCGTAGACGGGCCGCCGCTCCTCCATCAGCTTCTTCAGCCGGCTGCGCGGGTTGAGCACCAGCAGCGGCCGGGCCGAGGCGAGCCCGACCCGCTGGACCGCGTCGGCCAGCCCCACCTGCAGGTAGACGACGTGCTGGCCGGCCAGCAGGGCCTGCGTCTCGGCGTGCAGCACGGCGCCGCCGCCGAGCGACAGCACGCCGTCGTGCTCGGCCAGGGCGCGGCGCACCGCCTCGTGCTCCAGCTCGCGGAAGCGCTCCTCGCCGTCCTCGACGAAGATGTCGGAGACGGGCTTGCCCGCCACCGCCTCGACGTCGGCGTCGGTGTCGCGGAACGCGACGCCGAGCCGCTCGGCCAGCAGCAGCCCGAGCGTGGTCTTGCCGGAGCCGGGTGGGCCTATCAGCACAGCCTTGGCCGTCATTTGATCACCATGGAAGAGAGGTAGCCGGACAGGTTGCGCGCGACCTCCTCGACGGAGTCGCCGCCGAACTTCTCCAGGGCCGCGTCGGCGAGCACCAGCGCGACCATGGCCTCGGCCACGACGCCGGCCGCCGGGACGGCGCAGACGTCGGAGCGCTCGTGGTGGGCCTTGGCCGCCTCGCCGGTCTTGACGTCGATGGTGGCCAGCGCCCTCGGGACGGTGGAGATGGGCTTCATCGCGGCGCTGACGCGCAGGATCTCGCCGTTGGTCATGCCGCCCTCGACGCCGCCCGCGCGGTTGGTGACGCGGCGGACGCCGTCCTGGGTGGTGTACTCGATCTCGTCGTGGGCGCGGGAGCCGGGCCGCCTGGCGGTCTCGAAGCCGTCGCCGACCGCCACGCCCTTGATCGCCTGGATGCCCATGAGCGCGCCCGCCAGGCGGGAGTCGAGGCGACGGTCCCAGTGGGTGAAGCTGCCGAGGCCGGGCGGCAGGCCGTAGGCGAGCACCTCGACGACGCCGCCGAGCGTGTCGCCGTCCTTGTGCGCCTGGTCGATGACCGCGACCATGGCGGCGCTGCCCTCGGGGTCGTGGCAGCGCACGGGGTCGGCGTCGATGCGCGCGAGGTCGCCGGGGCCGGGCAGCGTCGCGGACGGGGTGGCGGCGCCGCCGATGCTCGTGACGTGGCTGAGCAGGTCGACGCCGAGCGCCTGCTTGAGGAAGCGGCGGGCGACCTCGCCGAGCGCGACGCGGGCCGCGGTCTCGCGGGCGGAGGCCCGGTCGAGCACCGGGCGGGCGTCGTCGAAGCCGTACTTCTGCATGCCGGCCAGGTCGGCGTGGCCGGGGCGCGGGCGGGAGCGGGGGGCGTTGCGCGCCAGGCCCTCCAGCTCGGCCGGGTCGACCGGGTCGGCCGACATGATCTTCTCCCACTTGGGCCACTCGGTGTTGCCGATGCGGATGGCGACCGGGCCCCCCATGGTGCGGCCGTGGCGGACGCCGCCCACGATCGTGACCTTGTCCTCCTCGAACTTCATCCGCGCGCCGCGGCCGTAGCCGAGCCGGCGGCGGCGCAGCGCCTCGTCGATGGCGGCCGTGGTCACCTCGACCCCGGCCGGCAGGCCCTCCATGACGGCGACGAGTTCGGGCCCGTGGGACTCTCCGGCGGTCAACCAGCGCAACATGCGTACAAGTCTTCCACGTACCGCCGAGTGGGATGTCCCACGCTCACCCTGTAAGACACAGCACGGCGAACGCGCCCATCAGCATGAACGGCCCGAACGGGAACTGGGTGTGCCGGGTGCCGCGCCCGGTGGCCAGCAGCGCCAGTCCGTGCAGTGCGCCGAGCACCTGCCCGGCGAACGCGGCCACCACCCACTGCTGCCAGCCGGCCGACGCCGCGGCCAGGCCGATGAGCCCGGCCAGCTTGACGTCGCCGAGCCCCATCGCCTCCGGCCGGGCGAACCAGAGCAGCCCGTAGAGCGCCGCCAGCGCCGCCCCGCCGGCCAGCGCCCGCGGCAGCTCGCCCGTCGGCCAGAGCGCGAGGGCGGTGATCGGGTACGCCGGCAGCGTGATCGCGTCCGGCAGGATCGTGGTGCGCCAGTCGACGACGGCGAGCGCCACGCCGATCACCGCGAACGGCACGTACGGCAGCCCCATGCGCCAGGCGGTCAGCGCGGTCACGGCGGCGGCGGCCAGCTCGACGGCGGGCGGCCAGGGCGGCGTGCGGACGAAGGCGGGCGGGTGGCCGGGGGTGAGGGCGCGTTCGTAGACGTCGGCCAGCGCCCTGATGCGGTGTCCGCAGACCAGCCCGGCCAGCGCCA encodes:
- the aroC gene encoding chorismate synthase — encoded protein: MLRWLTAGESHGPELVAVMEGLPAGVEVTTAAIDEALRRRRLGYGRGARMKFEEDKVTIVGGVRHGRTMGGPVAIRIGNTEWPKWEKIMSADPVDPAELEGLARNAPRSRPRPGHADLAGMQKYGFDDARPVLDRASARETAARVALGEVARRFLKQALGVDLLSHVTSIGGAATPSATLPGPGDLARIDADPVRCHDPEGSAAMVAVIDQAHKDGDTLGGVVEVLAYGLPPGLGSFTHWDRRLDSRLAGALMGIQAIKGVAVGDGFETARRPGSRAHDEIEYTTQDGVRRVTNRAGGVEGGMTNGEILRVSAAMKPISTVPRALATIDVKTGEAAKAHHERSDVCAVPAAGVVAEAMVALVLADAALEKFGGDSVEEVARNLSGYLSSMVIK
- a CDS encoding prepilin peptidase, with protein sequence MVALMALAGLVCGHRIRALADVYERALTPGHPPAFVRTPPWPPAVELAAAAVTALTAWRMGLPYVPFAVIGVALAVVDWRTTILPDAITLPAYPITALALWPTGELPRALAGGAALAALYGLLWFARPEAMGLGDVKLAGLIGLAAASAGWQQWVVAAFAGQVLGALHGLALLATGRGTRHTQFPFGPFMLMGAFAVLCLTG